One Mycolicibacterium parafortuitum DNA segment encodes these proteins:
- a CDS encoding indolepyruvate ferredoxin oxidoreductase family protein: protein MTELDVRPDRRPYDLSDRYRSGAAAVLLTGVQAIARALVEQHERDARAGRRVATFVSGYQGSPLGGVDRMLSGMPDVLAAHDIVFVPGLNEELAATSVWGSQADLPGGRTHDGVVGVWYGKGPGLDRATDALRHANMYGANARGGMLLLVGDDPASKSSTVPAVSERSLAALGIPVLFPRNAREIVTMAQHGIALSRASGCVVALKIVADVADGAWSVDAGDVDIDISVPEIIWDGKPFVYTQRPMAAPADSLLAEADLYGPRAEVVRAYAGVNRLDVTEIDPPSARIGIAAPGTAFDAMRQALADLGADDDALRSAGVRLLRIGMPTPLCADNVLRFADGLDEVLVVEDKTAFVETQIREILYGSPDAPRILGKKDAAGRPLIPADGELTAGRLLAPLRRALADRVPLRKPPPPALTLEVLPAQRKAYFCSGCPHNRSTAVPEGSLAGGGIGCHTMVTMSGRKDSAVTGLTQMGGEGSQWIGQAPFTDVEHLFQNIGDGTFFHSGQLAVQACVAAGVNITFKLLYNDVVAMTGAQHAEGAITVTTLTHKLKAEGVRQIIICADEPGKYRKRALADGTLLWHRDRLDEAQKRLRDVSGVTVLIYDQHCAADARRQRKRGTLPVRTTRVLINEAVCEGCGDCGVKSNCLSVQPVDTEFGRKTRIDQTSCNTDYSCLDGDCPSFVTVEVAPGRKRAPRTAPVPPVLPDLPTPPITATHNVFLAGIGGTGIVTVNQVIATAALRAGYDVESLDQIGLSQKAGPVVSHLRFAAGRLDPANRLTPGSADCIVAFDLLAAADTKNLGYGDPTKTVTVASTSKTPTGDMVYDKTVEYPETAYLLHRLGQVSRSVQSFDALAAAHALFGDTAAANFLVIGAAYQAGALGIPAAAIEEAIEINGVAVKANIAAFRWGRVAIADPTRFHDVVAPMRARPAPAVPDRVLAGATFSGQVGDLIIRRAADLVAYQSEKVAQNYVTVMQSVWTAERAVGPRTEFSAAVAKGLYKFTAYKDEYEVARLLTDPEFLAQVAQEFPDGEKLTYKLHPPTLRSLGRTKKIGLGPRSHVVLRALAAGKRLRGTKFDPFGYAHVRRVERDLLAEYAALVSRLAAELDTHTYDRAVEVAGLADMVRGYEGIKLANVEAYHARLRELGY, encoded by the coding sequence ATGACAGAACTCGACGTCCGGCCGGACCGGCGTCCGTACGACCTCTCCGACCGGTATCGGTCCGGTGCGGCGGCGGTTCTGCTGACCGGGGTGCAGGCGATCGCGCGGGCGCTGGTCGAACAGCACGAGCGCGATGCGCGCGCCGGCAGACGGGTCGCGACCTTCGTCTCCGGATATCAGGGCAGCCCGCTCGGCGGCGTCGACAGGATGCTCTCCGGCATGCCCGACGTGCTGGCCGCACACGACATCGTGTTCGTGCCGGGGCTCAACGAGGAACTGGCCGCGACGTCGGTGTGGGGCAGCCAGGCCGACCTGCCGGGCGGCAGGACCCACGACGGCGTCGTCGGGGTCTGGTACGGCAAGGGGCCCGGCCTGGACCGGGCCACCGATGCGCTGCGGCACGCCAACATGTACGGGGCCAATGCCCGGGGCGGGATGCTGCTGCTGGTCGGCGACGACCCGGCGTCGAAATCGTCCACCGTCCCCGCCGTCAGCGAGCGGTCCCTGGCCGCGCTCGGAATCCCGGTGTTGTTCCCGCGCAACGCGCGCGAAATCGTCACGATGGCCCAGCACGGCATCGCGCTGTCCCGCGCGTCCGGATGTGTTGTGGCGCTTAAGATCGTCGCCGACGTCGCCGACGGCGCATGGTCGGTCGACGCCGGAGATGTCGACATCGACATCTCGGTCCCCGAGATCATCTGGGACGGAAAGCCCTTCGTCTACACACAGCGGCCGATGGCCGCGCCGGCGGACAGCCTGCTGGCCGAGGCCGACCTGTACGGACCTCGTGCGGAGGTCGTCCGCGCGTACGCCGGCGTCAACCGTCTCGACGTCACCGAGATCGACCCGCCGAGCGCACGGATCGGGATCGCCGCGCCCGGAACGGCGTTCGATGCGATGCGCCAAGCGCTGGCCGATCTCGGCGCCGACGACGACGCGTTGCGCAGTGCCGGGGTGCGGCTGTTGCGCATCGGGATGCCGACCCCGTTGTGCGCGGACAACGTGCTCCGGTTCGCCGACGGCCTCGACGAGGTGCTCGTCGTCGAGGACAAGACCGCGTTCGTCGAGACCCAGATCCGCGAGATCCTCTACGGCAGCCCGGATGCGCCGCGCATCCTCGGTAAGAAAGACGCCGCCGGACGGCCGCTGATCCCTGCCGACGGCGAACTGACCGCGGGCCGGCTGCTCGCACCGCTGCGCCGCGCGCTCGCTGACCGAGTGCCGCTGCGCAAGCCACCGCCGCCGGCCCTGACACTGGAAGTGCTTCCCGCCCAACGCAAGGCGTACTTCTGCAGCGGCTGCCCACACAACCGCTCGACGGCGGTGCCCGAGGGCTCGCTGGCCGGCGGAGGCATCGGCTGCCACACGATGGTGACGATGTCGGGCCGCAAGGACAGCGCGGTCACCGGCCTGACCCAGATGGGCGGCGAAGGCAGTCAGTGGATCGGCCAGGCGCCCTTCACCGACGTCGAGCACCTGTTCCAGAACATCGGTGACGGGACGTTCTTCCACTCCGGCCAGCTCGCCGTGCAGGCATGCGTCGCCGCCGGGGTGAACATCACGTTCAAACTGCTCTACAACGACGTCGTGGCGATGACGGGCGCCCAGCACGCCGAAGGCGCGATCACCGTCACCACATTGACCCACAAGCTGAAAGCCGAAGGCGTCCGGCAGATCATCATCTGCGCCGACGAACCCGGCAAGTACCGCAAGCGGGCGCTGGCCGACGGGACGTTGCTGTGGCACCGCGACCGCCTCGACGAGGCCCAGAAACGACTGCGCGACGTGTCCGGCGTGACCGTGCTGATCTACGACCAGCACTGCGCGGCCGATGCCCGCCGACAGCGCAAGCGCGGCACCCTGCCGGTCCGGACCACCCGGGTGCTGATCAACGAGGCTGTCTGCGAGGGCTGCGGCGACTGCGGCGTCAAGTCGAACTGCCTGTCCGTACAACCGGTGGACACCGAATTCGGCCGCAAGACCCGTATCGACCAGACGTCGTGCAACACCGACTACAGCTGCCTCGACGGGGACTGCCCGTCGTTCGTGACCGTCGAGGTGGCCCCGGGCAGGAAACGCGCGCCCCGGACGGCGCCGGTCCCGCCGGTGCTGCCCGACCTCCCGACCCCACCGATCACCGCGACGCACAACGTGTTCCTCGCCGGGATCGGCGGCACCGGCATCGTCACCGTCAACCAGGTCATCGCGACGGCGGCGCTGCGGGCCGGCTACGACGTCGAGAGCCTGGACCAGATCGGGCTGAGCCAGAAGGCCGGTCCGGTGGTGTCGCACCTGCGCTTCGCGGCCGGCCGGCTCGACCCCGCCAACCGGCTGACCCCGGGCAGCGCGGACTGCATCGTCGCGTTCGATCTGCTGGCGGCTGCCGACACCAAGAACCTCGGCTACGGGGACCCCACCAAGACCGTCACGGTCGCGTCGACGAGCAAGACGCCGACCGGGGACATGGTCTACGACAAGACCGTCGAGTACCCGGAGACCGCGTACCTGCTGCACCGGCTGGGTCAGGTGTCGCGCAGCGTGCAGTCCTTCGACGCGCTGGCCGCCGCGCACGCGCTGTTCGGCGACACCGCCGCGGCCAACTTCCTGGTGATCGGCGCCGCGTATCAGGCGGGGGCGCTGGGTATTCCGGCCGCGGCGATCGAAGAGGCCATCGAGATCAACGGTGTCGCGGTCAAGGCCAACATCGCCGCCTTCCGGTGGGGCCGGGTCGCGATCGCCGACCCCACCCGCTTCCACGACGTCGTCGCGCCGATGCGGGCCCGCCCGGCGCCGGCAGTTCCGGACCGGGTCCTGGCCGGTGCCACGTTCTCCGGGCAGGTGGGTGACCTGATCATCCGCCGCGCCGCCGATCTGGTCGCCTACCAGAGTGAGAAGGTCGCACAGAACTACGTGACGGTGATGCAGTCGGTCTGGACGGCCGAGCGGGCCGTGGGACCGCGCACCGAGTTCAGTGCGGCGGTCGCCAAGGGGCTGTACAAGTTCACCGCGTACAAGGACGAGTACGAGGTCGCCCGGCTGCTGACCGATCCGGAGTTCCTGGCTCAGGTGGCACAGGAGTTCCCGGACGGCGAGAAGCTGACCTACAAGCTGCATCCGCCGACGCTGCGGTCGCTGGGCCGCACGAAGAAGATCGGTCTGGGTCCGCGCAGTCACGTCGTACTGCGCGCGCTCGCAGCGGGTAAGCGGTTGCGGGGGACCAAGTTCGACCCGTTCGGTTATGCCCATGTGCGCAGGGTGGAGCGTGACCTACTCGCCGAGTACGCCGCGCTGGTGAGCAGGCTGGCCGCCGAACTCGACACGCACACCTACGACCGCGCGGTCGAGGTGGCCGGTCTGGCGGACATGGTGCGCGGATACGAGGGCATCAAACTCGCCAACGTCGAGGCCTACCACGCGAGGCTGCGCGAATTGGGTTACTGA
- a CDS encoding Lrp/AsnC family transcriptional regulator — translation MTKLDRTDARLLLALCDAPRATGVQLAAMLKLARNTVQARLARWDQDKVLAPIDRCVSPRDLGYPLKAFITVVVDQHQLEDVIAELEKVTQVTQVTGLSGAADLLVAVVATDADDLYRVAGLILAVPGVQRTTMSVAMHEVIAYRTRPLIEKLARGE, via the coding sequence ATGACGAAGTTGGACCGCACCGACGCCCGGTTGCTGCTGGCGTTGTGTGACGCACCGCGCGCCACCGGGGTGCAGTTGGCGGCCATGCTCAAACTGGCCCGCAACACCGTGCAGGCTCGGCTGGCGCGCTGGGACCAGGACAAGGTGCTCGCCCCGATCGACCGCTGTGTGTCGCCGCGCGACCTCGGCTATCCGCTGAAGGCGTTCATCACCGTGGTCGTCGACCAGCACCAGCTCGAAGACGTCATCGCCGAACTGGAGAAGGTCACCCAGGTCACCCAGGTGACCGGGCTGTCGGGGGCCGCCGACCTGCTGGTCGCGGTGGTGGCGACCGACGCCGACGACCTGTACCGCGTGGCCGGGCTGATCCTGGCCGTACCCGGCGTGCAGCGCACCACGATGTCGGTCGCGATGCACGAGGTGATCGCCTACCGCACGAGACCTCTGATCGAGAAGCTGGCGCGCGGCGAGTGA
- a CDS encoding LmeA family phospholipid-binding protein gives MTNPPHRPGPPPGWHGRGTPPPDPATRRIPRAGGPDARTERIRARQPDAAPTEKLRRAAPVGRPPAGPPPQTPRQNPPPQPPPPAGDKPRRSGFFTRQTTVLLAVIVIAALAGGLAGAELYARHRADDILVDVAECVVEDSASISYGVNPPFLWQHLTGHYTNISVRTAGDRVQSADGMTAEVTLQDVRLHDSGDAKGTIGKLDATLTWTADGIKETVAANLPGVGALITAVRTDPTAGTIVLDAGSAAVTARPVVTDGDLNLEVLDVSGPFPKDTVQSALNDLTKKLNDNYPLGIQADSVEVTGTGVVGTFSSRDASIPNEQTNRCFARL, from the coding sequence ATGACCAACCCGCCGCACCGCCCGGGCCCGCCGCCAGGGTGGCACGGTCGGGGAACGCCGCCGCCGGACCCCGCGACCCGGCGGATACCCCGGGCGGGCGGACCGGACGCGCGCACCGAGCGGATCCGCGCCCGGCAGCCCGACGCCGCACCGACCGAGAAGCTGCGCAGGGCTGCGCCCGTCGGCCGTCCGCCGGCCGGGCCGCCACCGCAGACCCCGCGGCAGAACCCGCCACCGCAGCCCCCGCCGCCGGCCGGTGACAAGCCCCGCCGCTCAGGGTTTTTCACCCGCCAGACCACCGTGCTGTTGGCCGTGATCGTGATCGCCGCACTCGCGGGTGGGCTGGCCGGTGCGGAGTTGTACGCCAGGCACCGCGCCGACGACATCCTCGTCGACGTCGCCGAATGCGTCGTCGAAGACAGCGCGTCGATCTCCTACGGGGTCAACCCGCCGTTCCTGTGGCAGCACCTCACCGGCCACTACACGAACATCTCGGTGCGCACCGCCGGCGACCGCGTCCAGTCGGCCGACGGCATGACCGCCGAGGTCACCCTCCAGGACGTGCGACTGCACGACTCCGGGGATGCCAAGGGCACCATCGGGAAACTCGACGCGACCCTGACCTGGACCGCCGACGGCATCAAGGAGACCGTCGCGGCGAACCTGCCCGGGGTGGGCGCACTGATCACCGCGGTGCGCACCGATCCCACGGCCGGGACGATCGTGCTGGACGCCGGCAGTGCCGCCGTCACCGCCAGACCGGTCGTCACCGACGGTGACCTGAACCTCGAGGTGCTCGACGTCAGCGGACCGTTCCCGAAGGACACCGTGCAGTCGGCGCTCAACGACCTGACCAAGAAGCTGAACGACAACTATCCGCTCGGCATTCAGGCCGACAGTGTCGAGGTGACCGGAACCGGGGTGGTCGGCACGTTCTCCAGCCGCGACGCATCGATCCCGAACGAGCAGACCAACCGCTGCTTCGCGCGGCTGTGA
- a CDS encoding TetR/AcrR family transcriptional regulator, which translates to MAHAAEPQNRLARRKQKTRAALIAAAQSLIADGRLNVPVLEITQAADVGMGSFYNHFATKEELFDAAIAEVLDSHGALLDELNRSTDDPAETFARSFRLTCRMFRHRPQESRVLLTNGLNLLSADRGVAPRARRDIAAAVEAGRFHVDDLGLALAIVGGSLLGLGQLLKDEPDRDADEAADEVTEKVLTMLGMAPEEARRICRLPLPGIDTLSSPTPAA; encoded by the coding sequence ATGGCACATGCCGCCGAGCCGCAGAACCGCCTCGCGCGCCGTAAACAGAAGACGCGTGCTGCGCTGATCGCCGCCGCCCAATCGCTCATCGCCGACGGCAGACTCAACGTTCCGGTCCTCGAGATCACGCAGGCCGCCGACGTGGGTATGGGGTCGTTCTACAACCACTTCGCAACCAAGGAAGAGCTTTTCGACGCCGCCATTGCGGAGGTGCTGGACAGCCACGGGGCGCTGCTCGACGAACTCAACCGGTCGACGGATGACCCGGCAGAGACGTTCGCGCGTAGCTTCCGCCTGACGTGCCGGATGTTTCGGCACCGGCCGCAGGAGAGTCGGGTGTTGTTGACCAACGGGCTCAACCTGCTGTCGGCGGATCGCGGCGTGGCGCCGAGGGCGCGCCGCGACATCGCCGCCGCCGTCGAGGCCGGCCGGTTCCACGTCGACGACCTCGGTCTGGCGTTGGCCATCGTGGGCGGCTCGCTGCTCGGACTGGGCCAACTGCTCAAAGACGAGCCCGACCGCGACGCCGACGAGGCGGCCGACGAGGTCACCGAAAAGGTTCTGACGATGCTCGGAATGGCGCCAGAGGAAGCGCGCCGGATCTGCCGGCTCCCGCTGCCCGGCATCGACACGCTGAGTTCGCCGACGCCGGCCGCCTAA
- a CDS encoding VOC family protein, with protein sequence MGGLTDAHQGLHSDRAARRGEHPGRSRNPLIKVHDIAWLEFEKPDLRRAEAFAQAFGFSTALRTDDELHLRGTDPGAPCLLVRQGPRSRFVGVAFTAQDTVDVTRLAVGVGAATTRLPESIGGIAVDLADPSGTPVRIVADTRALPPLPPHEPLVLNVGHHVLRTNATQRPPKAPARVQRLGHVVLQSTRYLEALNWYLDHLGMIVSDFLYFPGQRDLGPTMSFIRCDRGDTPADHHTLALALGPSNRYVHSAYQVCDLDALAAGGEYLRERGYYRSWGIGRHIQGSQLFDYWRDPDGFLVEHYADGDMFDSSLEPGWAPFTATGLAQWGPPVTKDFLGLAPGRESLEELRSMLRAVRDHDNEFTPTRLRGLLKVANS encoded by the coding sequence ATGGGCGGTCTCACCGACGCGCACCAAGGTCTGCACAGCGACCGCGCAGCCCGCCGCGGCGAGCACCCCGGTCGATCGCGGAATCCTCTGATCAAGGTCCATGACATCGCGTGGTTGGAGTTCGAGAAACCCGACCTGCGGCGCGCCGAGGCCTTCGCGCAGGCATTCGGGTTCTCCACTGCGCTACGCACCGACGACGAACTGCACCTGCGGGGAACCGATCCAGGTGCGCCGTGCCTGCTGGTGCGGCAGGGCCCACGGTCGAGGTTCGTCGGGGTGGCATTCACCGCACAGGACACGGTCGATGTCACGCGCCTGGCCGTCGGGGTCGGCGCCGCCACCACGAGACTCCCTGAAAGCATCGGCGGAATAGCAGTCGACCTCGCCGACCCGAGTGGAACGCCGGTACGGATCGTTGCCGACACCCGGGCCCTGCCCCCTCTGCCGCCGCATGAGCCGCTCGTTCTCAATGTCGGCCATCACGTGTTGCGCACCAATGCAACCCAGCGCCCGCCGAAGGCCCCCGCACGGGTGCAACGCCTCGGCCACGTTGTGCTCCAGAGCACCAGGTACCTCGAAGCGCTGAACTGGTACCTGGACCACCTCGGCATGATCGTCAGCGACTTCCTCTACTTCCCCGGCCAGCGGGACCTGGGGCCGACGATGAGCTTCATCCGGTGCGACCGCGGCGACACCCCCGCCGACCACCACACCCTCGCGCTGGCGCTCGGTCCGAGCAACCGCTACGTGCACTCGGCCTATCAGGTCTGCGATCTCGACGCGCTGGCCGCCGGTGGTGAGTACCTCCGGGAACGCGGCTACTACCGATCCTGGGGTATCGGCCGGCACATCCAGGGCAGTCAACTCTTCGACTACTGGCGCGATCCGGACGGTTTCCTTGTCGAGCACTATGCCGATGGCGACATGTTCGACAGCAGCCTGGAACCCGGATGGGCCCCGTTCACCGCGACCGGTCTGGCCCAGTGGGGACCGCCGGTCACCAAGGACTTCCTCGGCCTCGCCCCCGGCCGCGAATCACTGGAAGAGCTGCGCTCGATGCTGCGCGCGGTGCGCGACCACGACAACGAATTCACCCCCACCCGCCTGCGCGGCCTGCTGAAAGTTGCGAACTCATGA
- a CDS encoding fumarylacetoacetate hydrolase family protein, with amino-acid sequence MTTTVLRTADDWFVRTAAGAVRIETAATTTAELLRDRSAVHAALTGTDTVPVESLTLVSPVTAPCRVVAQMTNFASHVKDAGMDPATVPLTFFRKASGSITGPTADIVKPGHVRFLDYEVEIGLVIGRELPVGTPLGEADLARYVAGLVVTNDVSARDIQLPKTQFYEAKSYPSFTPVGPALVLLDADELKRFDDLRLRLRVNGELRQDSVVGGDMIYRPIRALQELTRFQRLDAGDLVLTGTPAGTALSAPPKPIEILGNLLPPALKWKAFFKSQSKNSKYLKPGDVIEAGVRTDDGAIELGTQRTVVRFA; translated from the coding sequence ATGACCACCACCGTCTTGCGAACCGCCGACGACTGGTTCGTCCGTACCGCCGCAGGCGCCGTGCGGATCGAGACCGCGGCCACCACCACCGCCGAACTGCTCCGCGACCGCTCCGCAGTCCACGCCGCACTCACCGGCACCGACACCGTCCCCGTGGAGTCGCTCACCCTGGTCTCTCCCGTGACGGCGCCGTGCCGCGTAGTGGCCCAGATGACGAACTTCGCGTCGCACGTCAAGGATGCCGGGATGGATCCGGCGACGGTGCCGCTGACGTTCTTTCGCAAAGCCTCTGGATCGATCACCGGACCAACCGCCGACATCGTCAAGCCCGGGCATGTCCGGTTCCTGGACTACGAGGTCGAAATCGGGCTCGTCATCGGCCGGGAGCTGCCCGTGGGCACCCCCCTCGGTGAGGCTGACCTGGCCCGGTACGTCGCCGGCCTCGTGGTCACCAACGATGTGTCGGCACGCGACATCCAGCTGCCGAAAACCCAGTTCTACGAGGCCAAGTCGTATCCGAGCTTCACCCCCGTCGGCCCGGCGCTGGTGCTGCTCGACGCCGATGAGCTGAAACGTTTCGACGATCTGCGCCTGCGACTTCGCGTCAACGGCGAACTACGTCAGGACTCGGTGGTCGGCGGGGACATGATCTACCGGCCGATCCGAGCCCTCCAGGAGCTGACTCGCTTCCAGCGCCTCGATGCCGGTGATCTGGTCCTCACCGGCACCCCGGCAGGAACCGCGCTCAGCGCCCCGCCGAAGCCGATCGAGATCCTCGGTAACCTGCTGCCGCCCGCGCTGAAATGGAAGGCGTTCTTCAAGAGTCAGTCGAAGAACTCGAAGTACCTCAAACCGGGCGACGTCATCGAGGCGGGCGTCCGGACCGACGACGGTGCTATCGAGCTGGGGACGCAGCGCACAGTGGTCCGATTCGCGTGA
- a CDS encoding bifunctional 3-(3-hydroxy-phenyl)propionate/3-hydroxycinnamic acid hydroxylase, protein MSVEHVPVVVIGAGPTGVTAATLLAQYGVDCLILDRWPQVFSQPRAVHLDDEVFRIVARLGVADRVAEISRPALGLRLVERNMNVLAEFRRATTLSRNGFPQANMFDQPELETVLRDNLSRFPSITLRSGVEVTDIDTDTESVALTYSDDTGEHLVRAAYLLGCDGANSLTRRRIGSTMEDLGFQQRWLVVDIATAADLGQWDGVHQVCDPDRAATYMRIGDTRHRWEFQLGDTETAEHYSTLETLAPLLRPWLGGISTDALTLVRVAEYTFKAQMADRWRVGRVFLLGDAAHLTPPFIGQGMGAGLRDAMNLTWKLAGVLRGALPDEVLDTYVQERKPHTRSMIRLALVVGRAMTAGGELGSLARRVGLPALRRAPGFSAKVVGGETPPLRRSSLVKRSGKPRQLAGRLCPNPLVSAGRRLDTELGSGFAIVTTDTPSADQRSRIARRGVTLHVTAADSALGQWLRRGRATAALIRPDRTVMHACRDLDALCDSIPCHRPLTETSRLRR, encoded by the coding sequence GTGAGCGTCGAGCACGTTCCGGTCGTCGTGATCGGAGCGGGGCCCACCGGCGTCACGGCGGCCACACTGCTGGCACAGTACGGCGTGGATTGCCTGATCCTGGACCGGTGGCCGCAGGTCTTCTCGCAACCCCGCGCCGTCCACCTCGATGACGAGGTCTTCCGCATCGTCGCCCGGCTCGGTGTCGCCGACCGTGTCGCCGAGATCTCCCGTCCGGCGCTCGGGCTGCGCCTCGTTGAGCGAAACATGAATGTCCTGGCCGAATTCCGCCGCGCCACTACGCTGAGCCGCAACGGCTTTCCCCAGGCGAACATGTTCGATCAGCCCGAGCTCGAGACGGTGCTGCGTGACAACCTTTCCCGCTTCCCCAGCATCACGCTGCGCAGCGGGGTCGAGGTCACCGACATCGACACCGACACCGAGTCCGTTGCCTTGACGTACTCCGACGACACCGGCGAGCACCTGGTGCGCGCCGCCTACCTCCTCGGATGCGACGGCGCGAACAGCCTGACCCGCAGGCGGATCGGCTCGACCATGGAGGACCTCGGCTTCCAGCAGCGTTGGCTCGTCGTCGACATCGCCACGGCGGCCGACCTCGGGCAGTGGGATGGCGTGCACCAGGTGTGCGACCCGGACCGGGCGGCCACCTACATGCGCATCGGCGACACCCGCCACCGGTGGGAGTTCCAGCTAGGGGACACCGAGACCGCCGAGCACTACTCGACCCTCGAGACGCTCGCACCCCTGCTGCGTCCGTGGCTCGGCGGGATATCCACGGATGCGCTGACGTTGGTGCGCGTCGCGGAGTACACGTTCAAGGCACAGATGGCCGACCGTTGGCGTGTGGGCCGGGTGTTCCTGCTGGGCGACGCGGCACACCTCACTCCCCCGTTCATCGGCCAGGGTATGGGCGCCGGCTTGCGCGACGCGATGAACCTGACCTGGAAGCTGGCAGGTGTTCTGCGGGGCGCACTGCCAGACGAGGTGCTGGACACCTACGTGCAGGAACGAAAACCGCACACCCGCAGCATGATCCGGCTCGCACTGGTTGTCGGCCGAGCCATGACCGCGGGCGGAGAGCTCGGCAGCCTGGCCCGCAGAGTCGGTCTTCCCGCGCTGCGCCGGGCTCCGGGTTTCTCCGCCAAGGTGGTCGGCGGAGAGACGCCGCCGCTGCGTCGTTCCTCGCTGGTGAAGCGGTCCGGTAAACCCCGGCAGCTCGCCGGGAGGCTATGCCCGAACCCGTTGGTGAGCGCGGGACGCCGGCTTGACACCGAACTGGGCAGTGGGTTCGCGATCGTCACCACCGACACTCCCAGCGCGGATCAGAGATCGCGGATCGCCCGGCGCGGTGTGACCCTCCATGTCACCGCAGCGGATTCCGCCCTCGGACAGTGGTTGCGCCGCGGCCGCGCCACCGCGGCACTGATCCGGCCCGACCGGACCGTCATGCACGCTTGCCGGGACCTCGATGCGCTGTGTGACTCGATACCGTGCCACCGGCCCCTCACTGAGACGAGTCGGCTCCGCCGATAG
- a CDS encoding acyl-CoA thioesterase gives MDSGPNPFVSTVPRPHPARLDAATYPVHRPVDTRFGDMDANGHLNNVALESLHETTRATLNRQVFPDVYDWTARALRIVTSTIVVHYLREAPWPSVIDTAIGIGHLGRTSYVASTALFHDGACVSLCDTVLVVLGDDGPIPIPDDAREHLNSLALHTPG, from the coding sequence ATGGATTCCGGACCGAACCCGTTCGTCAGCACCGTGCCGCGGCCGCACCCGGCGCGCCTGGATGCGGCGACCTATCCGGTGCACCGCCCCGTCGACACCCGCTTCGGCGACATGGACGCCAACGGGCACCTGAACAACGTCGCGCTGGAGTCGCTGCACGAAACCACCAGGGCCACACTGAACCGCCAGGTCTTCCCGGACGTCTACGACTGGACCGCGCGGGCGCTGCGCATCGTGACCTCCACGATCGTCGTGCATTACCTCCGGGAGGCGCCATGGCCGTCGGTGATCGACACCGCGATCGGCATCGGACACCTCGGCCGCACCTCATACGTCGCGTCGACGGCGCTGTTCCACGACGGCGCCTGCGTCAGCCTCTGCGACACCGTATTGGTGGTGCTCGGCGACGACGGCCCGATACCGATCCCCGACGACGCCCGCGAACACCTGAACTCGCTGGCACTGCACACCCCCGGCTGA
- a CDS encoding cupin domain-containing protein, whose protein sequence is MTTSVRRSSHTMSLHHGEIVEESELGSMRRVTADNLPILARLSIKRVLLNPGAMRTPHWHANANELTYCVSGTALVCILDDHSRFSAFIVTAGQMFHAASGSLHHIENIGDDVAEFIIAFRHERPEDFGFGATMGAFSDAVLGNTYDLPAADLARIRRDTTDRKLAARTGTPDIPRSAYFDDPHKFDVEAQAPGLNYVSGNARFARDQFWPVLKDISMYSLRVSEDGMREPHWHPATAEMGYVRHGDARMTVMNPDGTLDTWTMTTGDMYFIPRAYPHHIENIGTDEWHFLIFFDQPFPADIGYRASASAYSRKVLAAAFDTHIEDLPQFPFTPADPLIVARTNPVD, encoded by the coding sequence ATGACGACGTCCGTCCGCCGCTCCAGCCACACCATGTCCCTGCACCACGGGGAGATCGTCGAGGAATCCGAGCTCGGGTCGATGCGCCGGGTCACCGCGGACAATCTGCCGATCCTTGCGAGGCTCTCGATCAAACGGGTGCTGCTCAATCCCGGTGCCATGCGAACCCCGCATTGGCATGCCAACGCCAACGAGCTGACCTACTGCGTGTCCGGCACCGCGCTCGTGTGCATCCTGGACGACCACAGCCGCTTCTCCGCGTTCATCGTCACCGCGGGCCAGATGTTCCATGCCGCGTCGGGGTCGCTGCACCACATCGAGAACATCGGTGACGACGTCGCCGAGTTCATCATCGCGTTCCGTCACGAGCGGCCAGAGGATTTCGGATTCGGCGCCACGATGGGCGCGTTCTCCGACGCGGTGCTGGGCAACACCTATGACCTGCCCGCCGCCGATCTCGCCCGGATCCGCCGCGACACCACCGACCGCAAGCTCGCCGCGCGCACCGGCACCCCCGACATCCCCCGGTCGGCGTACTTCGACGACCCCCACAAGTTCGACGTCGAAGCCCAGGCGCCTGGCCTGAACTACGTCAGCGGCAACGCCCGGTTCGCCCGCGATCAATTCTGGCCTGTGCTCAAAGACATCTCGATGTACTCACTGCGCGTCAGCGAGGACGGGATGCGCGAACCGCACTGGCACCCGGCGACCGCGGAGATGGGGTATGTGCGGCACGGCGACGCGCGGATGACGGTGATGAATCCCGACGGCACACTCGACACCTGGACGATGACCACCGGCGACATGTACTTCATCCCGCGCGCCTATCCGCACCACATCGAGAACATCGGCACCGACGAGTGGCATTTCCTGATCTTCTTCGACCAGCCTTTCCCGGCCGACATCGGTTACCGCGCATCCGCGAGCGCCTACTCACGCAAGGTCCTGGCCGCCGCATTCGACACCCACATCGAGGATCTGCCGCAGTTCCCGTTCACCCCGGCCGACCCGCTGATCGTGGCCCGCACCAACCCGGTCGATTGA